CGCTGCGTTCTATTTCCCTACCCCCTTTTTGCCTGCCGGTACAGAGGTGTTTTACCAGGCAGTTTTTGCAAGCAGAGGTTCTATTTTTTTTTAAACTTGTAGGGGTGTAATCTCTTGCTTTGTTGTGCCATCTGCCTTTGGTCGAAAGCGTTTCGCCTTGCGGACAAGTGTAGGTGTCTGTTTCCTGGTTGTAGGTGAACTGAGTGACCAAGTAGGCTTCAGTGGTGCCGTGTGCGTTGCTGTTTACCGTTTCCTGTTGGGCAACGATGGTGGTGATGCCGGCTTCTTTGCACTCGCTTAGTTGCCGGGCATTGTGGTAGCCTTTGTCGGCTAAAATGGTCGTGTTTTCCAATTGTAAGTTTTCTTTTGCTTCGGTGGCTATGCCACTAAGGGCATTTCTGTCGTTTTGGTTGATCGTATGGGTTGCCACCACAAGGCTATGTTTACTATCCACTGCTGTTTGTATATTATAGGCTACCTCTACCACCTGACCATGAATGAGCAAGGAACGGGCATCTGTATCAGTCGTACTCACTTGTGTAGCGCCTGTTTTCTCTATTTGGGATGCCAACGCTTCGTATTTCAGCTTGCCGGCTTGCAGGCGATTGATTTTCTCTTGTATCTGCTTTATCTCAGCTTGACGGTCGCTTTGGTCGTTTTGCTCTAATTCTGCTATGTATTGCTCCGTTTGACGTGAAATGTAGGCTAAGTGACGCTCTATCTTCTTCGGGTTGTAGTTATTTTTTTTTGCTGTTGTTCGCCCTAATCTTTGTGCCGTCTATAGCAATTGTTTCACCACTCACCAATTCGGCATCTTTCAAAAAAGCAAAAACAACTTAAAGGTTTTGCGCAACGCATCCGGATTGTCTTTGCGAAAATCGGCAATGCTGTGGTAGTTAGGTCAAAACCCAATTTTAATAAATCCAGATGTTCAACAAATGCGTCAATAAACCGAACCGGGTTATCAGCTCTGATGCTGCTCTCCAAACAGACTATTTGCATCTGCAGGCGGGGTGTTCCTTGTAAGTATGCCATAGCATAAAATTACGCATTTTTTGTTACTTTTTAGAATATTATTGTATATTTGTTGGCAGTTTTTTCACAGGCTGCCGTTAGGTGCAAGCATAGGAAGACACACAACAGACAGGAAAACAATCAATAACAAACAGGAAAAAGAATGACTTTAAGTTGGAACGAAATAAAAGACCGGGCATTAAAATTCTCAAAAGAATGGGCCGACACGTTGAACGAAGAAGCAGACGCAAAACCTTTTTTGGTTGAGTTCTTTAATGTGTTTGGAATTACAAGCAAACGGGTTTCGACTTTTGAACATAGAGTAAAAAAATTGGACGACAAAGACGGTTACATTGACCTGCTTTGGAAAGGAATGATTTTAATAGAAATGAAAAGTCGGGGCAAAAACCTTGACAAAGCCTATCAACAAGCCAAAGACTATACCCACGGACTAAAAGAGCACGAATTGCCGAAATACATTCTTGTTTCGGATTTTGAAAACTTTCGACTTTACGACCTTGAAGAAGACAAGATCGTAGAGTTTATGTTGAATGACCTTGTAAATAATGTTCAGCATTTCGGATACTTATTAGGTTATCAAAAAAAGGTTTACAAAGAACAAGACCCTGCAAACATTAAAGCAGCCGAGTTGATGGGTAAACTTCACGACAGATTGGAAGAAATCGGCTATACCGGACACCCATTAGAAGTTTACTTGGTTCGTATTCTGTTTTGTTTATTTGCCGAAGACACCACCATTTTCAATAAACAACAATTTCAAGACTATTTAGAACAGCGGACTGCTGAAGACGGAAGCGACCTTGCAGCAAAACTGCAAGAACTCTTTCAGGTGCTGAACACACCCAAAGAAAACCGTTTTAAAAATCTTGATGAACAACTTGCCGACTTTCCATACATAAACGGAAAATTATTTGAAGAACTCTTGCCCACAGCAAGTTTCGACAGCAAAATGCGACAAGCCTTGTTAAACTGCTGTTACATTGATTGGAGCAAAATATCTCCTGCGATTTTTGGCTCTATGTTTCAAAGCGTCATGAATCCGAAAGAGCGCAGAAACTTGGGCGCACATTACACCAGCGAAACCAATATTTTAAAGCTGATCAAACCGCTTTTCTTGGACGAACTTTGGAAAGAATTTGAGAGCATCAAAGGCAACAAAAACAAACTCCCCGAATTTCATAAAAAACTAAGCACGCTTAAATTCCTCGACCCTGCTTGCGGATGCGGGAACTTCCTTATTATTACATACAGAGAACTGCGATTGTTGGAATTAGAGATATTAAGAGCTACTTATAAAAGGGGTCAGCAAGTAATGGACGTAAGCAGTATTATTTTGCTTGACGTGGATATGATGTGCGGTATTGAATATGAAGAATTTCCTGCCCGAATTGCCGAAGTAGCAATGTGGCTAATTGACCACCAAATGAATATGCAAATTAGCAATGAGTTTGGGCAATACTTTGTTCGTTTGCCTTTGAAGAAGGCTGCAAAGATTGTTCATGGAAATGCGCTTCAAATAGAATGGGGCGATTTGATAAAAAAACAAACCATAGATATTGAAGCAGACAATACAACCGTGATTGTAAGCGAGCATTCAGTTGAATACCAAACAGTAAACATCAAAACCAAGAACCTTACTATTATAGATGAGAGAAGCCATTATGTAGAAAAACTAACCATTAAAAACACCTTTGATTACATCATTGGTAATCCGCCGTTTATTGGAAAATCAAACCAAAATAGTGCTCAAAAGGCAGATATGGAGAAAGTGTTTGCTGGAGTAAAAGGTGCTGGCGTTTTAGATTATGTAACTGCATGGTATTTAAAAGCGGCTCAACTTATTCAAAATACTAAAACCAAAGTTGCTTTTGTTTCTACCAATTCCATAGTGCAAGGTGAGCAAGTTGGTATTTTATGGAATTTGTTATTTAACCATTTTAAAATCAAAATTCATTTTGCTCATAGAACTTTTAGCTGGAATAATGAGGCGAGAGGAAATGCTGCGGTGCATGTTGTAATTATTGGTTTCGCTGCTTACGATACAAACTACAAAACCATTTATGAATACGAAGGCCTAAAAGGCAAACCCCACGAAATGAGAGTTAAAAATATTAATCCTTATTTAGTGGAAGGTAAAGATTTTGCTTTATTGTCGAGAACTAAGCCTATTTGCAAAGTTCCAGAAATGTTGTATGGAAATAAAATTGTTGATGGTGGATTTTATCTTTTTACAGACATTGAAAAGGATGAATTTATTAAGAAAGAACCACAGGCAAAAAATTTATTTAAAGCAATTCTTTCAGGAGATGAATTCATAAATGGGAAAAACAGATGGGTATTATATTTAGAAGATAGCGACCCTAAAGAAATAAGAAGCTTACCATTGGTAAAAGATAGAATTGAAAGTGTTGCCAATTACAGAGCATCAAGTACAAAGGCACAAACAAGAGAAACTGCAAAAACTCCAACCTTATTTGCTGAACCAAGGCAACCTAAAAGTGATTTCCTGTTAATACCAAGAACTTCATCTGAAAATAGAAAGTATTTGCCATTGGGTTTTTATTCGAAAGATTTTATTGTAAATGATAGTTGTACTGCATTACCAAATGCAACATTACTTCATTTTGGGATATTAAGTTCTTCTATGCATATTGCTTGGGTAAAATATACTTGCGGACGATTGAAAAGTGATTTTAGATTTTCTTCTAGTATTGTTTACAACAACTACCCTTGGCCAGAAAACCCAACCGACAAACAAATCAAAGCGATTGAAACAGCCGCACAGAAAGTGTTAGATGCAAGAACAGAATTTCCTAATTCATCCCTTGCCGACCTTTATGATCCTTTAACAATGCCTCCATCTTTAATAAAAGCACATAACGAGTTAGACAAAGCCGTTGACCTGGCTTACAGACCACAACCATTTACAAGTGAGGCCAACAGAATGGTGTTTTTATTTGAGCTTTATGAAAAGTACACGGCTGATTTATTTACAAAAGAGAAACCAAAAAAGACTAAAAAATCAACAGCGTGACAAAGACGAAAACATACGAAAGAAAAGAATGCCGACACCTTACCGCGGCAACCGTTTCACAACTACTCAAAAACCACTAAATACCCGATATTTTAGAAAATTGTTACCTTCAAATTAAA
This is a stretch of genomic DNA from Sphingobacteriales bacterium. It encodes these proteins:
- a CDS encoding class I SAM-dependent DNA methyltransferase, which translates into the protein MTLSWNEIKDRALKFSKEWADTLNEEADAKPFLVEFFNVFGITSKRVSTFEHRVKKLDDKDGYIDLLWKGMILIEMKSRGKNLDKAYQQAKDYTHGLKEHELPKYILVSDFENFRLYDLEEDKIVEFMLNDLVNNVQHFGYLLGYQKKVYKEQDPANIKAAELMGKLHDRLEEIGYTGHPLEVYLVRILFCLFAEDTTIFNKQQFQDYLEQRTAEDGSDLAAKLQELFQVLNTPKENRFKNLDEQLADFPYINGKLFEELLPTASFDSKMRQALLNCCYIDWSKISPAIFGSMFQSVMNPKERRNLGAHYTSETNILKLIKPLFLDELWKEFESIKGNKNKLPEFHKKLSTLKFLDPACGCGNFLIITYRELRLLELEILRATYKRGQQVMDVSSIILLDVDMMCGIEYEEFPARIAEVAMWLIDHQMNMQISNEFGQYFVRLPLKKAAKIVHGNALQIEWGDLIKKQTIDIEADNTTVIVSEHSVEYQTVNIKTKNLTIIDERSHYVEKLTIKNTFDYIIGNPPFIGKSNQNSAQKADMEKVFAGVKGAGVLDYVTAWYLKAAQLIQNTKTKVAFVSTNSIVQGEQVGILWNLLFNHFKIKIHFAHRTFSWNNEARGNAAVHVVIIGFAAYDTNYKTIYEYEGLKGKPHEMRVKNINPYLVEGKDFALLSRTKPICKVPEMLYGNKIVDGGFYLFTDIEKDEFIKKEPQAKNLFKAILSGDEFINGKNRWVLYLEDSDPKEIRSLPLVKDRIESVANYRASSTKAQTRETAKTPTLFAEPRQPKSDFLLIPRTSSENRKYLPLGFYSKDFIVNDSCTALPNATLLHFGILSSSMHIAWVKYTCGRLKSDFRFSSSIVYNNYPWPENPTDKQIKAIETAAQKVLDARTEFPNSSLADLYDPLTMPPSLIKAHNELDKAVDLAYRPQPFTSEANRMVFLFELYEKYTADLFTKEKPKKTKKSTA